A single Lactuca sativa cultivar Salinas chromosome 8, Lsat_Salinas_v11, whole genome shotgun sequence DNA region contains:
- the LOC111906206 gene encoding malonyl-coenzyme A:anthocyanin 3-O-glucoside-6''-O-malonyltransferase — translation MEESLQMASSPIITMLEQFHVSPPPATIGDRSLPLTFFDIVWLPYPPVNHLYFYEFPLSKTKFMEKIVTTLKNSLSTTLQHFFPFAGNLIIYPTCTRNPEIRYVEGDAVVVTIAESTLDFNDLVGNHPRDCDKFYPLVPLLGQATKVSDYVKIPVFSIQVTLFPNCGFSIGITNHHSLGDASTRFCFLKAWTSIARTGSDESFLVNGTLPFYDRVVKHPELDELYIKQAKVETFCDGYQPPCLSGPSDKVRVTLVLTRAMINQMKKWVLTHHPTLQYVSSFTVACGYVWSCFAKLRNDGLQVFGLAIDCRTRLVPPIPATYFGNCAAPCMAMAKAHLLTEKEGFATAVRLLGESLYKMLNDEEGIMKDAKTWFKFSFEGKPTTITGVAGTPRLEFYDMDFGWGKPRKYETISIDYSETISMNTTNESNQDLEIGVCLSRSEMEAFIGIFNGELENYM, via the coding sequence ATGGAAGAGTCGCTTCAGATGGCTTCTAGTCCGATCATAACTATGCTAGAACAGTTCCATGTATCGCCACCACCAGCCACCATAGGTGACAGGTCGCTGCCCCTAACCTTTTTCGACATCGTATGGCTGCCCTATCCTCCCGTTAACCATCTTTACTTCTACGAGTTCCCACTCTCTAAAACTAAGTTTATGGAAAAAATTGTCACCACTTTAAAAAACTCGTTATCTACAACTCTTCAACATTTTTTTCCTTTCGCTGGTAACTTGATCATATATCCAACTTGTACAAGAAACCCCGAAATACGTTACGTAGAAGGTGATGCTGTTGTAGTCACGATTGCGGAGAGTACACTAGATTTCAACGATCTTGTAGGAAATCATCCAAGAGACTGTGATAAGTTTTATCCTCTTGTACCTCTACTTGGACAAGCTACAAAAGTATCTGATTATGTTAAAATCCCGGTGTTCTCCATTCAAGTGACACTTTTCCCTAACTGTGGCTTCTCTATTGGAATAACCAATCATCATAGCCTTGGAGATGCAAGCACAAGGTTTTGTTTTTTGAAGGCATGGACTTCGATTGCAAGAACTGGTTCAGATGAGTCATTTCTTGTTAATGGAACTTTGCCATTTTACGATAGAGTGGTAAAACATCCGGAGTTAGATGAACTATATATAAAGCAAGCAAAAGTCGAAACTTTTTGTGATGGGTATCAGCCTCCATGCCTTTCTGGACCAAGTGATAAAGTCCGGGTAACTTTGGTGTTGACAAGAGCCATGATCAATCAAATGAAGAAATGGGTATTAACACATCATCCCACGTTACAATACGTATCATCTTTTACAGTTGCATGTGGTTATGTATGGAGTTGCTTTGCGAAATTACGCAATGATGGGTTACAAGTATTTGGTTTAGCCATTGATTGTAGGACACGTCTTGTTCCACCGATTCCTGCTACCTACTTTGGAAACTGTGCTGCTCCATGTATGGCGATGGCGAAAGCTCATCTTTTAACTGAAAAAGAAGGATTTGCGACTGCTGTTAGATTACTTGGGGAGAGTTTATATAAGATGTTGAATGATGAAGAGGGTATCATGAAAGATGCCAAGACTTGgttcaaattttcttttgaaggGAAGCCAACAACGATCACAGGGGTTGCTGGAACACCTAGACTTGAATTTTATGACATGGATTTTGGATGGGGAAAGCCTAGAAAGTATGAAACAATTTCGATCGATTATAGTGAAACAATTTCTATGAACACCACCAATGAATCGAATCAAGATTTGGAGATTGGTGTCTGCCTTTCGCGTAGTGAGATGGAGGCGTTTATTGGTATCTTTAATGGGGAATTAGAAAATTACATGTAG